A genome region from Borrelia puertoricensis includes the following:
- a CDS encoding P12 family lipoprotein — MKRSILSVCMLALLCLLSCDMNALNDLLNEVREKVLDESKDNKDLNHEQGNQEQKEDVIDDFEKGVEIQQDMEIQPVNSGFEVSKQVDPYYVQEEVIKIEEKDLVPSTESEKEAQEEIEKAESVFQASEFAKLTEERMLGLKNDYEQIKTSFYDIFSELNNKIQNKIERYSRRNKRQINRIQIQKLIQSYNQLNEQRSNIDRLMIQVDSGLDELGSAKLFFNKAKVTLKEGITERLINKHRNYWRSRRGESDLVSRQARREAENALTQLESSSMKLIEAKVIKKEIEELISEAKTVLENFAR, encoded by the coding sequence ATGAAGAGAAGTATTTTGTCAGTATGTATGTTAGCATTATTATGTTTGTTATCATGTGATATGAATGCCCTTAATGATTTATTAAATGAAGTAAGGGAAAAGGTTTTAGATGAAAGCAAAGATAATAAAGATTTAAACCATGAACAAGGAAATCAGGAACAAAAAGAAGATGTTATAGATGATTTTGAGAAAGGAGTAGAAATACAACAGGATATGGAAATACAACCTGTTAATTCGGGATTTGAGGTGTCTAAGCAAGTAGATCCATATTATGTTCAAGAAGAAGTAATAAAAATAGAAGAAAAAGATTTAGTTCCAAGTACTGAATCCGAAAAAGAAGCACAAGAAGAAATTGAAAAGGCAGAAAGTGTGTTTCAAGCTTCTGAATTTGCTAAATTAACAGAGGAACGGATGTTAGGTCTTAAGAACGACTATGAGCAGATAAAAACCAGTTTTTATGATATTTTCTCAGAACTTAATAATAAAATTCAAAATAAAATAGAGCGTTATTCTAGACGTAATAAGAGACAGATTAATAGGATACAGATACAGAAGCTAATTCAATCTTACAATCAATTAAATGAGCAAAGGTCTAATATTGATAGACTTATGATTCAAGTTGATAGTGGACTTGATGAGTTAGGATCAGCAAAATTATTCTTTAATAAGGCTAAGGTGACATTAAAAGAAGGTATTACTGAAAGATTGATAAATAAACATAGAAATTACTGGAGGTCAAGAAGAGGAGAGAGTGATTTAGTATCTAGACAGGCACGAAGAGAAGCAGAGAATGCGTTAACTCAATTAGAATCTTCTTCTATGAAGTTAATTGAGGCAAAGGTAATAAAGAAAGAAATAGAAGAACTTATTAGTGAGGCAAAAACTGTTCTAGAGAATTTTGCAAGATAA